The proteins below are encoded in one region of Silene latifolia isolate original U9 population chromosome 2, ASM4854445v1, whole genome shotgun sequence:
- the LOC141643282 gene encoding uncharacterized protein LOC141643282 produces MENLSKAESATVLVYKDMLLFCLKQPTFFKKICIKIQCRDPSKHLSCPVSPIISPLRSPIFTKNMHKEGNLKIVLVDRSKDIVSEANAANLDRKEIMDFTMEFKRTSIEDEMVLENLKPGADLEYPCIKNYGGKRLPS; encoded by the exons ATGGAGAATTTGTCAAAAGCAGAAAGTGCTACTGTGCTAGTGTATAAGGATATGCTCTTGTTTTGCCT GAAGCAGCCaacattttttaagaaaatttgCATCAAAATCCAG TGCAGAGATCCTTCAAAACATCTATCGTGCCCAGTTTCTCCCATCATTAGCCCTCTCCGGAGTCCAATCTTCACAAAAAACATGCACAAAGAGGGCAATTTGAAAATAGTTTTGGTCGATCGTTCAAAGGATATAGTTTCGGAAGCCAATGCTGCAAATCTGGACAGGAAAGAGATCATGGATTTTACTATGGAATTTAAACGGACCAGTATAGAGGACGAGATGGTACTAGAAAACCTGAAGCCCGGTGCTGATCTAGAATACCCGTGTATAAAGAACTATGGAGGAAAGAGGTTGCCAAGTTGA